From Lolium perenne isolate Kyuss_39 chromosome 5, Kyuss_2.0, whole genome shotgun sequence, a single genomic window includes:
- the LOC127303768 gene encoding serine/threonine-protein phosphatase 7 long form homolog — protein MISRTLFPDSGGKLAHWCWLKALTVLDDRWSWGTAALAYLYRQLDEACRRTGSKTGSGGIGGCMLLLSVWSWDRLSVGRPRVLKETPWPHFPHFPDREPTWAYLWDNVSEMTSDPMVMYRQYTAELDTLTAEQVEWQPYGSYYRIGAGMADLNHKCTEEARFWRMRCPLICMWLVEHHQPQRVMRQFGLYQECPPMWQDTDKALHRLDRQRQRKITNWPVHHSGHIAAFQHCLEAARNAGPEQIVPHDFTAFNNYLEWFHQNTRIELVKRAYREEILDDPIQTHMAIIPTSPNRTFAQRLGALNLAL, from the exons atgatttccaggactctctttcctgacagtgggggtaagctggcccattggtgttggctgaaggcgcttacggtgttggacgaccggtggagttggggaacagcggcacttgcctacctctaccggcag ttggacgaagcttgtcgcaggactgggagcaaaactgggagcggcggtattggtggatgcatgctcctactttccgtatggagctgggaccgcctatcagttgggcgtcCCAGGGTACTCAAGGAGACGCCATGGCCTCATTTCCCTCACTTTcctgatcgggagcccacttgggcatacctttgggacaatgtctcggagatgacgagcgatccaatggtcatgtacaggcagtacactgcggagttggacactcttaccgctgagcag gtggaatggcagccatatggtagctactaccgtattggcgcggggatggctgacctcaaccataagtgcacggaggaggcgcggttctggcgtatgcgctgcccactcatatgcatgtggcttgttgaacaccaccagccgcaaagagtgatgagacagtttgggctgtatcaggagtgcccaccaatgtggcaagacacggacaaggcgcttcacag gcttgataggcagcggcagaggaagatcacaaattggccagtccatcatagcggccacaTCGCAGCGTTCCAACACTGCTTGGAAGCGGCACGGAATGCTGGCCCTGAGCAGATTGTGCCTCATGACTTCaccgctttcaacaactacctcgagtggttccatcagaacacgcgtatcgagttagtgaagCGCGCGTATCGTGAGgagatcttggacgaccccatcca GACGCACATGGCAATCATACCT